A region from the Triplophysa rosa linkage group LG4, Trosa_1v2, whole genome shotgun sequence genome encodes:
- the LOC130552601 gene encoding uncharacterized protein LOC130552601: MTQPSNEEDMGEQLETRSCCSRASRSSQFSSASGMAIRARAKAEAARAQLVFAKKEAEMMREEAYIVEEAARKKAELKANLHTLQLERVAAAAIAEAEVLEAAAEEQLRETDRKSSISLSVQNLAQFSSEGVTSTGMQHSVPNPLPDLKALDLSCPPLPQQKKDNGETARSYMRRSHVQSSEISDYEFSELPAQHPVKKSTNWNSVSDPFIVSSPRDPYHYSDQPQGARMQHNDLQSSRWQANPSTQMDLTRYLLRREMVSSGLLKFDDHAENYWAWKASFLGATEDLNLSPTEELDLLCKWLGPSSSEQARRIRAVHIQKPSAGLRMLWQRLEDIYGSSEVIENALLKKVEQFPSISIRDNLKLRELGDTLMELEAACADGYLPGLAYLNTSRGVNPIAQKLPQYLQERWITLGAQYKEHNGVPYPPFSVFVKFVCDQAKVRNDPSFADIAVGSSSAIKFERGPLHKPYVKPTVATRRTEVSTNLENAHAKAPEKKVNDPDKQCPLHNKPHPLRKCRSFRGKTLDERKT, from the coding sequence ATGACTCAACCTAGTAATGAGGAAGACATGGGTGAACAGCTAGAAACAAGATCATGTTGCTCCAGGGCTTCACGTTCCAGTCAGTTTTCATCAGCCAGTGGAATGGCTATCAGAGCACGTGCAAAGGCAGAGGCAGCACGGGCGCAATTGGTATTTGCTAAAAAGGAAGCagagatgatgagagaagaagCTTACATTGTGGAAGAAGCAGCTAGAAAGAAAGCTGAGCTTAAAGCAAACCTACACACACTGCAGTTAGAAAGAGTAGCAGCAGCTGCCATTGCTGAAGCAGAAGTGCTGGAGGCAGCTGCTGAAGAACAGCTTAGAGAGACAGATCGTAAAAGTTCCATAAGTTTGTCGGTACAGAATCTAGCACAGTTTTCTAGTGAAGGTGTTACCTCTACTGGCATGCAGCACTCAGTCCCAAATCCACTTCCAGACTTAAAGGCACTTGATCTCTCATGTCCACCATTGCCCCAACAGAAAAAGGACAATGGTGAAACAGCAAGAAGCTATATGAGAAGGAGTCATGTGCAGTCAAGTGAAATCAGTGACTATGAGTTCAGTGAGTTACCTGCCCAACATCCTGTAAAGAAAAGCACTAATTGGAATTCTGTTAGCGATCCTTTTATTGTAAGCTCTCCAAGAGATCCCTACCACTACAGTGATCAGCCACAAGGTGCAAGAATGCAGCATAATGATTTGCAGTCCAGTCGGTGGCAAGCAAACCCATCAACTCAGATGGATCTAACAAGATATCTACTGCGAAGAGAAATGGTAAGCTCAGGCCTATTAAAATTTGATGATCATGCAGAGAATTACTGGGCTTGGAAGGCATCCTTTCTTGGTGCCACTGAAGATTTGAATCTCTCACCCACAGAGGAACTTGACTTGCTTTGTAAATGGCTGGGACCATCGTCCTCAGAGCAGGCTCGTAGAATCAGAGCAGTCCACATTCAAAAACCCAGTGCTGGTCTTAGAATGTTATGGCAAAGACTAGAAGACATCTATGGTTCATCAGAAGTAATAGAAAATGCCTTACTCAAAAAGGTTGAACAATTCCCAAGTATCTCAATCcgtgataatcttaaactaaggGAACTGGGTGATACCCTGATGGAACTTGAAGCAGCATGTGCTGATGGTTACTTACCGGGCCTTGCTTATCTCAACACATCTCGAGGAGTCAACCCAATCGCGCAGAAGCTTCCACAATACCTGCAAGAGAGATGGATCACTTTAGGGGCGCAATATAAAGAGCATAATGGTGTGCCTTACCCTCCATTTTCAGTCTTTGTGAAGTTTGTCTGCGATCAGGCTAAAGTCCGCAACGATCCGAGTTTCGCTGATATCGCTGTTGGAAGTTCAAGCGCTATTAAGTTTGAGAGAGGTCCCCTACATAAGCCATATGTGAAACCTACAGTAGCCACCAGGAGAACAGAAGTCTCTACAAATCTTGAAAACGCTCATGCAAAGGCTCCAGAGAAAAAGGTAAATGACCCTGATAAGCAATGCCCTCTTCATAACAAACCCCATCCATTGAGAAAATGTCGTAGCTTCAGAGGCAAGACGTTAGATGAGAGGAAAACTTAG